A genome region from Phoenix dactylifera cultivar Barhee BC4 chromosome 18, palm_55x_up_171113_PBpolish2nd_filt_p, whole genome shotgun sequence includes the following:
- the LOC103723752 gene encoding alcohol dehydrogenase class-3 isoform X1, translating into MAATQGQVITCKAAMAWEANKPLSIEDVQVAPPQAGEVRIKIFFTALCHTDAYTWSGKDPEGLFPCILGHEAAGIVESVGEGVTEVQPGDHVIPCYRAECRECKFCKSGKTNLCGKVRAATGVGVMMNDRKSQFSINGKPIYHFMGTSTFSQYTVVHDVSVAKIDPQAPLEKVCLLGCGVSTGLGAVWNAAKVESGSTVAIFGLGIVGLAVAEGAKAAGASRIIGVDIDGKKFDTGLGLGGHQSLWV; encoded by the exons ATGGCGGCAACTCAGGGTCAGGTCATCACCTGCAAAG CGGCGATGGCGTGGGAGGCGAACAAGCCGCTGTCGATCGAGGACGTGCAGGTGGCGCCGCCGCAGGCTGGGGAGGTCAGGATCAAGATCTTCTTCACCGCTCTCTGCCACACCGACGCCTACACCTGGAGCGGCAAG GATCCTGAGGGTCTCTTTCCTTGCATCCTTGGCCATGAGGCTGCAGG GATTGTTGAGAGTGTTGGTGAAGGAGTGACTGAAGTTCAACCTGGAGATCATGTTATTCCTTGTTACCGAGCAGAATGCAGAGAATGTAAATTTTGTAAGTCTGGAAAGACAAATCTCTGCGGTAAAGTTCGTGCAGCTACTGGTGTTGGTGTTATGATGAATGACCGCAAGAGTCAGTTCTCTATAAATGGGAAACCTATTTATCATTTCATGGGGACATCAACTTTCAGCCAATATACAGTTGTGCATGATGTTAGTGTTGCGAAAATTGATCCCCAGGCTCCTCTGGAGAAGGTCTGTCTGCTTGGTTGTGGTGTTTCTACAG GTCTTGGAGCAGTATGGAATGCAGCAAAGGTAGAATCAGGTTCCACTGTTGCTATTTTTGGCCTCGGCATTGTTGGGCTTGCA GTAGCTGAAGGGGCAAAAGCAGCTGGTGCTTCTCGTATTATTGGTGTAGATATTGACGGCAAAAAGTTTGATACCG GGTTGGGACTTGGGGGACATCAGTCATTGTGGGTGTAG
- the LOC103723752 gene encoding alcohol dehydrogenase class-3 isoform X2 produces MAATQGQVITCKAAMAWEANKPLSIEDVQVAPPQAGEVRIKIFFTALCHTDAYTWSGKDPEGLFPCILGHEAAGIVESVGEGVTEVQPGDHVIPCYRAECRECKFCKSGKTNLCGKVRAATGVGVMMNDRKSQFSINGKPIYHFMGTSTFSQYTVVHDVSVAKIDPQAPLEKVCLLGCGVSTVGHAGTMQAGYVGQSFHGLGT; encoded by the exons ATGGCGGCAACTCAGGGTCAGGTCATCACCTGCAAAG CGGCGATGGCGTGGGAGGCGAACAAGCCGCTGTCGATCGAGGACGTGCAGGTGGCGCCGCCGCAGGCTGGGGAGGTCAGGATCAAGATCTTCTTCACCGCTCTCTGCCACACCGACGCCTACACCTGGAGCGGCAAG GATCCTGAGGGTCTCTTTCCTTGCATCCTTGGCCATGAGGCTGCAGG GATTGTTGAGAGTGTTGGTGAAGGAGTGACTGAAGTTCAACCTGGAGATCATGTTATTCCTTGTTACCGAGCAGAATGCAGAGAATGTAAATTTTGTAAGTCTGGAAAGACAAATCTCTGCGGTAAAGTTCGTGCAGCTACTGGTGTTGGTGTTATGATGAATGACCGCAAGAGTCAGTTCTCTATAAATGGGAAACCTATTTATCATTTCATGGGGACATCAACTTTCAGCCAATATACAGTTGTGCATGATGTTAGTGTTGCGAAAATTGATCCCCAGGCTCCTCTGGAGAAGGTCTGTCTGCTTGGTTGTGGTGTTTCTACAG ttgGGCATGCCGGCACCATGCAAGCAGGTTATGTTGGCCAATCATTTCATGGACTGGGCACATAA